The following coding sequences lie in one Chionomys nivalis chromosome 8, mChiNiv1.1, whole genome shotgun sequence genomic window:
- the LOC130880630 gene encoding olfactory receptor 52P1-like, whose translation MTVNVTCQHITSFFLVGIPGLENFHCWIGIPVCLLFVLTLMGNSIIIVTIKLEPSLHQPMYFFLCMLAMNDMCLATSAALKMLGIFWFDAHWINFDACLTQMYFIHTLCIMESAILVIMAFDRFVAICIPLHYASILTTSMVTKLGLAGLIRGVLMVLPCPLLIKRLPYYTKYIIHHAYCEHMAVVKLANANTLINRAYGISVALSVITVDLGLIATSYVKILQAVFRLSSQNARSKALGTCAAHVCTMLVSYTPALFSFLTHRIGKKVPPSVHIIVASVYLLLPSAVNPVVYGVKTKQIRDRVIDLFFTHKKLSEK comes from the coding sequence ATGACAGTCAATGTTACATGTCAACACATTACATCTTTCTTCCTGGTTGGTATTCCTGGGTTGGAAAACTTTCACTGCTGGATTGGCATCCCTGTCTGTCTCCTGTTTGTCCTGACCTTGATGGGGAACAGCATAATCATTGTTACTATAAAACTAGAGCCAAGTCTCCACCAGcctatgtatttctttctttgcatGCTGGCGATGAATGACATGTGTCTTGCCACTTCTGCAGCTCTGAAGATGCTTGGCATCTTCTGGTTTGATGCCCATTGGATCAATTTTGATGCCTGTCTAACACAAATGTATTTTATCCACACTCTTTGCATCATGGAGTCAGCCATCCTAGTAATCATGGCATTTGATCGCTTTGTGGCCATTTGTATCCCCCTTCATTATGCATCAATCCTGACAACATCTATGGTGACTAAACTGGGTCTAGCTGGCCTGATCAGAGGTGTGCTAATGGTTTTGCCATGTCCTCTTCTTATTAAGAGGCTGCCCTACTATACAAAGTATATCATTCATCATGCCTACTGCGAGCACATGGCTGTGGTGAAGTTGGCCAATGCTAACACTCTCATTAACAGAGCATATGGAATCTCAGTGGCCCTTTCAGTGATCACAGTGGACTTAGGACTCATAGCCACATCTTATGTAAAAATCCTCCAAGCAGTGTTCcgtctctcttcccagaatgccCGCTCTAAAGCCCTGGGCACCTGTGCTGCACATGTCTGCACTATGCTCGTCTCTTATACACCTGCACTGTTTAGCTTCCTAACTCACCGCATTGGCAAGAAGGTCCCTCCAAGTGTTCACATCATTGTCGCAAGCGTGTACCTCTTACTACCTTCTGCAGTTAATCCAGTGGTGTATGGTGTCAAGACCAAACAGATTCGTGATCGAGTGATAGATCTTTTCTTTACACATAAGAAACTTTCTGAGAAGTAA